In one window of Acidobacteriota bacterium DNA:
- a CDS encoding cob(I)yrinic acid a,c-diamide adenosyltransferase translates to MKIYTKTGDSGRTALFSGERVDKDSLRVAAYGTLDELNSVLGVAGATSAVELVRRRIESLQNLLFSAGADMATTLDSKRRVERVGEAQCATLEEWIDEMQEDLPPLKNFILPGGSLAASHLHMARSVCRRAERELVALMRQDDMNPHLLVFLNRLSDLLFVMARYENTRGGGREVLWTG, encoded by the coding sequence CGGAGACAGCGGGCGCACGGCTCTTTTCAGCGGCGAGCGGGTGGACAAGGATTCCCTGCGGGTTGCGGCCTACGGAACACTGGACGAACTCAACTCGGTACTGGGTGTGGCGGGCGCCACCTCGGCTGTCGAACTTGTCCGGCGGCGGATCGAGAGTCTCCAGAACCTGCTTTTCAGCGCCGGAGCCGATATGGCCACCACCCTGGACAGCAAGCGCAGGGTGGAGCGGGTGGGAGAAGCCCAATGCGCCACGTTGGAGGAGTGGATCGACGAGATGCAAGAGGATCTCCCTCCCCTCAAGAACTTCATCCTGCCCGGAGGATCGCTGGCGGCCTCTCACCTGCACATGGCCCGCTCGGTGTGTCGGCGCGCCGAACGCGAGCTGGTTGCGCTGATGCGCCAGGACGACATGAATCCCCACTTGCTGGTCTTTCTCAACCGGCTCTCCGATCTGCTCTTCGTGATGGCCCGCTACGAGAACACCCGGGGAGGCGGACGGGAGGTGCTGTGGACCGGCTGA
- a CDS encoding ATP-binding protein, with protein MEEREGVEVAVPCPRCSADNKRRRLLAQARIPPRYRDKTFENYRSVHESQRKAHFMMKNFADKYPLEIRGVLLIGPTGVGKTHLAIAALNHLISRKLVAGKFVDEKVLLKDLQYSYGPDSRMTERELMVPLSEVDVLVWDDLGASRGTEWARETIDTILNDRYLNQRPTILTSNILLHRPSRRPAGDSVAERPRPAENLESRIGKRLFSRLNEMCRILRVSGEDFRRRQDRIVRKTPVQSGLPQRRVDSPKLVCPACGSDAVSIMSEAFVEDKKQKEFYVRCDSCGEHAVYSEDEQTGESLGE; from the coding sequence ATGGAAGAACGGGAAGGCGTCGAAGTCGCCGTCCCCTGCCCCCGTTGCAGCGCCGACAACAAACGCCGCCGCCTGCTGGCTCAGGCTCGGATTCCTCCTCGATATCGCGATAAGACATTCGAAAATTACCGATCTGTGCACGAGTCGCAGCGCAAGGCGCACTTCATGATGAAGAATTTCGCCGACAAGTACCCGCTTGAGATTCGTGGAGTCCTCTTAATTGGCCCGACTGGAGTTGGAAAGACTCACCTAGCTATCGCTGCTTTGAACCATCTGATCTCAAGGAAACTTGTGGCGGGGAAATTCGTGGATGAGAAGGTTCTGCTCAAGGATCTGCAGTATTCCTACGGGCCAGATTCCAGGATGACAGAACGGGAATTGATGGTACCTCTTTCGGAGGTCGATGTACTTGTTTGGGACGATCTGGGAGCCAGTCGAGGCACGGAGTGGGCCAGGGAAACTATTGATACAATCCTCAACGATCGCTATCTTAACCAGAGGCCGACGATCCTGACAAGCAATATCCTTCTCCACCGTCCAAGCCGAAGACCTGCAGGAGACTCAGTCGCGGAGCGTCCCAGACCTGCTGAAAATTTGGAGTCGCGGATCGGCAAGCGGTTGTTCTCCAGGCTCAATGAAATGTGCCGGATATTACGAGTCTCCGGCGAGGATTTTAGGAGAAGGCAAGACAGGATTGTCAGGAAAACTCCCGTGCAAAGTGGTCTTCCCCAAAGACGGGTCGACTCCCCGAAACTCGTCTGCCCGGCCTGTGGATCGGATGCCGTAAGCATTATGAGCGAAGCCTTTGTCGAAGACAAAAAACAAAAAGAGTTTTATGTCAGGTGTGACAGTTGCGGGGAACATGCAGTCTATTCCGAAGACGAGCAAACGGGGGAATCTCTGGGTGAGTGA